In one window of Penaeus monodon isolate SGIC_2016 chromosome 36, NSTDA_Pmon_1, whole genome shotgun sequence DNA:
- the LOC119595563 gene encoding uncharacterized protein LOC119595563 has product MTRILPSGHWARAPWFNYLCPKALTWEQLARNNNMTVEEICAEQPDFLKDTEATKAFYSLTVILFLCDMVIEVLYKVRLRVHKYGSFGARFFVLIYAAWMLAVLIPFPYCGLVSLGVRWVYLWECGILSILMMWGRIGNTVSKVPFASVFTPVTREFVLSFLKGILYVLTVLFLFAYTFFLLFSDHAAFSTIYQAWVKSVTWMFGDLGYDDTFIEQSVYYPVFSNVLFLVFLLVIGNVIVTLVKSPAIDEEEVELQRLMKFAQMILKFDVCFQCCRKKAVRGGTTNLGFMQRLKKNIFEDCYQFCGRRHVVAWTYSTTYSYMFHLQKRLLHFFLGSWLVEKSSNQHNADGGYNNEEINRKLEEIKDLYNRITDIIRKHEDEISQLTQRQLKN; this is encoded by the exons ATGACCCGTATCCTTCCCTCAGGACACTGGGCTAGGGCTCCCTGGTTCAACTACCTCTGCCCCAAGGCGCT GACGTGGGAGCAGTTGGCAAGAAATAATAACATGACAGTCGAAGAAATATGTGCTGAACAACCGGACTTCCTCAAGGATACAGAGGCAACGAAAGCATTCTATTCACTTACAGTAATCTTGTTTTTATGTGATATGGTGATAGAAGTTCTTTATAAG GTGCGCTTACGAGTGCACAAGTACGGTTCTTTTGGAGCAAGATTCTTTGTCTTGATTTACGCAGCCTGGATGTTGGCGGTGCTTATCCCGTTCCCCTACTGCGGCCTGGTCAGCCTGGGAGTTAGATGG GTTTACCTTTGGGAGTGCGGCATTTTGTCAATTCTGATGATGTGGGGCCGCATTGGGAACACCGTGAGCAAAGTACCTTTTGCATCAGTTTTTACGCCAGTGACTCGGGAGTTTGTGCTTTCTTTTCTAAAGGGCATATTATATGTTCTGACGGTACTGTTCCTTTTTGCTTACACCTTCTTCTTACTGTTTTCAGACCATGCAGCTTTCAGTACAATATATCAGGCATGGGTGAAATCTGTGACGTGGATGTTTGGAGATCTGGGTTACGATGATACATTCATAGAGCAGTCAGTTTACTACCCAGTCTTTTCCAATgtcctttttctcgttttcctgttAGTCATTGGTAATGTGATTGTCACACTGGTGAAGAGTCCTGCAATTGATGAAGAAGAAGTGGAACTCCAAAGGCTGATGAAATTTGCACAAATGATCCTGAAATTTGACGTGTGTTTTCAGTGCTGTAGAAAAAAGGCAGTCAGAGGTGGAACAACCAATCTAGGTTTTATGCAGAGACTgaagaaaaacatttttgaaGACTGTTATCAATTCTGCGGAAGACGCCATGTTGTTGCCTGGACATATAGTACTACATACAGTTACATGTTTCATCTTCAGAAACGTTTGCTGCATTTTTTCCTAGGCTCTTGGCTTGTTGAGAAATCGTCAAACCAACACAATGCTGATGGAGGTTACAATAATGAAGAAATTAATCGTAAATTAGAAGAAATTAAGGATCTGTACAATCGTATTACTGACATTATTCGAAAGCATGAAGATGAGATTTCACAGCTAACGCAGAGGCAGCTGAAAAACTGA